One genomic segment of Rivularia sp. PCC 7116 includes these proteins:
- a CDS encoding alkaline phosphatase, producing MTSGNHVIFVHPDGTSPSHYAIARFVQEGPDGRLNWDKLDNAGVYLGHMEDQLGATSNGGAVTHATGAKVYAESFGLEEDGSEIVPLSGNVGKTIVQEAVDAGKVTALVQSGAIYEPGTAAFVAQVGETIDEEGNRTPPRGRTGDISKQVIESGVNFILGGGEVTLLPEGTKGFHGSAEELDELGSRLQRPDENLIELAKNNGYTVVYTEQELNDLLDPSKYPEPPQKVLGVFAPIHTFNDRPEEVLEERGLPLYLETAPTIAEMLEVTQQLMEQHPNFDNGSIAIVEEEATDNFGNNNNASGTLEAMIRSDAAIGEALEFVDKYPNTLVITAADSDAGGLEVRDPRELGEPVGTINQNPTTEPRPVPLDGVDGADTLPFTAAPDANGDVFNFGIGWVGTPDFPGSIVSKASGLNADKLPSTVDNTGIYELMYETLFDTELESRVPAPTPAPEATKDTGNVIFIHPDGTSPSHFMALRDIDQGPDGRLNWDKMSNAGVYLGHMEDRLTGTSNGGAVTHANGVKVFNESFGLDKNNNQITPASGKTGFTILEEAIAAGKATALIQSGDLGEPGTAAFAAATTNRDGDDIRARDKAAEIIEQVIRSGTDVIMGGGELYMLPIGTTGFHVTPELDASETRPERRPSINLIELAESLGYTVVYTEDQMNEAVNSDTPPEKLLGVFSADDTFDDRTEEELGLNTDTPFPLYVETAPTVAEMLDASLKIIEKDPDGFFAVVEEEGTDNFGNNNNASGTIEAMRRADAAIGEAIDYIDNQDPNTLLVTAADSDGGGLEVFQFKPYDRPEGNFDEENPELSSQPEVPFITVNPTTERDTVNYLDGVDGSTASEENPWVPFSAKDSLDGEMGDFGIAWVGTPDVPGSIVSKTYGLNADKLPSTVDNTGIYDIMYETLFGMTPQEAAEAAQETKLVSGTAEDDILVAGIDFKGTRNSVFTGAGDDEIDLAFGGSNNRVDAGSGDDVIYLGNQNRVLGGAGDDKFFASGGDNIISGGTGSDQFWIVAGEIAEAANTIVDFEAGTDVIGILGSASLGIDVSTLELTEMDGSTKVAFGGNTLAMLNGVTGLDVNESVVFG from the coding sequence ATGACTAGCGGTAATCACGTTATTTTCGTTCACCCAGATGGAACCAGTCCATCTCACTATGCGATCGCCAGATTTGTTCAAGAAGGTCCCGATGGCAGGTTGAATTGGGATAAGTTAGATAATGCTGGTGTGTACCTAGGTCATATGGAAGACCAGCTTGGTGCAACTTCCAACGGTGGTGCTGTTACCCACGCAACTGGTGCGAAAGTCTATGCTGAGTCTTTTGGTTTAGAAGAAGATGGTTCTGAGATTGTGCCGCTCTCTGGTAACGTGGGTAAAACTATCGTTCAGGAAGCAGTAGATGCTGGTAAAGTCACTGCTCTGGTACAATCTGGGGCTATTTACGAACCCGGTACAGCTGCATTTGTAGCCCAAGTTGGTGAGACTATTGATGAAGAGGGAAATCGCACTCCTCCCCGTGGAAGAACTGGTGATATTAGCAAACAAGTAATTGAATCTGGAGTTAATTTTATCCTCGGTGGTGGTGAAGTTACTCTGTTACCAGAAGGTACCAAAGGTTTCCACGGTAGTGCTGAAGAACTAGATGAACTTGGCTCCCGCTTGCAGCGTCCGGATGAGAATTTAATCGAATTAGCTAAGAATAACGGTTACACGGTAGTTTATACCGAGCAAGAACTTAACGATTTGCTCGATCCCTCAAAATATCCAGAACCACCTCAAAAAGTTTTGGGTGTATTCGCTCCTATCCATACCTTTAACGACCGTCCAGAAGAGGTTTTAGAGGAAAGAGGACTACCTTTATATCTGGAAACTGCTCCCACTATTGCCGAGATGCTCGAAGTTACTCAGCAGTTGATGGAGCAGCATCCCAACTTTGATAATGGTTCCATCGCTATTGTTGAAGAAGAAGCAACCGACAACTTTGGTAATAATAACAATGCTTCGGGTACCCTCGAAGCAATGATTCGCAGTGATGCAGCAATTGGAGAAGCCCTTGAATTTGTTGATAAATATCCCAATACACTGGTAATAACTGCTGCTGATAGCGATGCCGGTGGTTTAGAAGTGCGGGACCCCCGCGAATTGGGAGAACCTGTAGGAACCATCAACCAAAATCCTACTACCGAACCTCGTCCGGTTCCTCTTGACGGTGTAGATGGAGCCGATACCTTACCATTTACTGCTGCACCAGATGCTAATGGAGATGTATTTAACTTCGGTATCGGTTGGGTTGGTACTCCTGATTTTCCCGGCTCGATTGTTTCTAAAGCTTCAGGGTTGAATGCCGATAAACTCCCTTCTACGGTAGACAATACCGGGATATATGAGTTGATGTATGAAACCTTATTCGACACCGAACTTGAATCCCGCGTCCCCGCACCGACACCAGCACCGGAAGCCACAAAAGATACAGGGAACGTCATCTTTATTCATCCAGACGGTACCAGCCCTTCCCATTTCATGGCACTGCGAGACATCGATCAAGGTCCCGATGGACGGCTCAATTGGGATAAAATGTCCAATGCAGGTGTATATCTGGGACATATGGAAGACCGGTTAACAGGTACTTCCAACGGGGGAGCGGTAACTCACGCCAACGGAGTCAAGGTATTTAACGAATCCTTTGGTTTAGATAAGAATAATAATCAGATAACTCCTGCTTCTGGTAAAACCGGATTTACGATATTAGAAGAAGCAATTGCAGCCGGGAAAGCCACCGCTCTGATTCAATCTGGAGACTTAGGAGAACCGGGAACCGCTGCTTTTGCTGCTGCAACTACTAACCGTGACGGTGACGATATCCGCGCTCGCGATAAAGCTGCCGAAATCATCGAACAGGTAATCCGTTCGGGAACCGATGTAATTATGGGTGGTGGTGAGTTGTATATGCTACCCATCGGTACCACAGGATTCCACGTCACACCAGAACTAGACGCATCAGAAACCCGTCCCGAGCGTCGTCCCAGCATAAATTTGATTGAACTAGCTGAGTCTTTGGGTTACACCGTGGTATATACCGAAGACCAGATGAACGAAGCTGTCAATAGCGATACTCCCCCGGAAAAGCTGCTTGGTGTGTTTTCTGCCGACGATACCTTTGACGATCGCACAGAAGAAGAACTTGGTTTAAATACCGATACACCATTCCCTTTATACGTTGAGACAGCACCCACCGTAGCAGAGATGCTCGATGCATCTTTAAAAATCATCGAAAAAGACCCCGACGGTTTCTTTGCTGTAGTTGAGGAAGAAGGTACTGATAACTTCGGTAATAACAACAATGCTAGCGGTACAATTGAAGCCATGCGTCGTGCAGATGCAGCCATTGGGGAAGCAATCGATTACATCGACAATCAAGACCCCAACACGCTTTTAGTTACCGCCGCAGATAGCGATGGTGGTGGTTTAGAGGTGTTTCAATTCAAACCTTACGACCGTCCCGAAGGTAATTTTGATGAGGAAAATCCAGAATTATCTTCTCAGCCCGAAGTTCCTTTTATCACCGTTAATCCAACTACTGAAAGAGACACCGTTAATTACCTCGATGGTGTTGATGGAAGTACAGCAAGCGAGGAAAATCCTTGGGTACCATTTTCAGCCAAAGATAGTCTCGACGGGGAAATGGGTGACTTCGGTATTGCTTGGGTGGGAACTCCCGATGTTCCCGGTAGCATTGTCTCTAAAACCTACGGATTAAACGCCGATAAATTACCCAGCACCGTAGATAATACCGGAATTTACGATATTATGTACGAAACGCTGTTCGGTATGACACCTCAAGAAGCAGCAGAGGCAGCACAAGAAACAAAATTAGTTTCAGGAACTGCTGAAGATGATATTTTAGTTGCTGGAATTGATTTTAAAGGTACTCGAAACAGCGTATTTACTGGCGCTGGAGACGACGAAATCGATTTAGCATTCGGTGGAAGTAACAACCGCGTTGATGCTGGAAGCGGCGATGATGTAATTTACTTAGGAAATCAAAACCGCGTACTTGGTGGTGCAGGTGACGATAAATTCTTTGCATCCGGCGGTGATAATATCATCTCTGGTGGTACAGGTTCAGATCAATTCTGGATTGTTGCTGGAGAAATTGCCGAAGCTGCAAATACCATCGTTGATTTTGAAGCAGGTACCGATGTAATTGGTATTTTGGGTAGTGCAAGTTTGGGAATTGATGTTAGTACTTTGGAATTAACTGAAATGGATGGTAGTACTAAAGTTGCATTTGGCGGAAATACTTTGGCAATGCTTAACGGTGTGACTGGATTGGATGTAAACGAGAGCGTTGTATTTGGTTGA
- a CDS encoding serine/threonine-protein kinase produces MLKTGEILQERYQIQEKLGNNIAHEVWLAKDIKIKPTESVVVKVLSTRGATQWEEFKLFEREAKILKQLNHPYIPRYLDYFPLNESIKGFVLVQEYIPGNSFKDLILQEKRFTESQIKEIAKNVLNILIYLHELNPPVLHRDIKPSNLICGKDGHIYLIDFGAVQYRAAVEGSTFTVVGTYGYTPIEQFGGRAVAASDIYALGTTLIHLLTGIPPADLPQEDFKIQFADRVNLSPNLVRWLRKAIEPDLKKRFDTAKTALKELQSGIFNDDNSSIQLSQKSYYAKDIVPSKTNVELEKSLDKLTITYPSIEVNYIYLLVAIFYIIGASIISIFFGLSAAFFLLLSSCGTFYMIPEPRDRLLFHNNLFEIYEHNKLIGGGSITEIEDVNSSSDNFTIESWFISIKTQKQRYAFGHGLTKAESIWLVQEIKNWLEQN; encoded by the coding sequence ATGCTGAAGACGGGAGAAATTCTACAAGAGCGCTATCAAATTCAGGAAAAACTTGGAAACAATATTGCCCATGAAGTTTGGTTGGCAAAGGATATAAAAATTAAGCCTACCGAATCTGTTGTTGTAAAAGTTTTGTCAACACGAGGAGCTACTCAATGGGAGGAGTTCAAATTATTTGAAAGAGAAGCCAAGATATTAAAACAACTCAACCATCCTTATATTCCCAGATATCTCGATTACTTCCCACTAAATGAATCAATCAAAGGTTTTGTCTTAGTTCAAGAATATATTCCTGGAAACTCTTTTAAGGATTTAATTTTACAAGAAAAGCGATTTACTGAATCTCAAATTAAAGAAATTGCCAAGAATGTTTTAAATATCCTAATTTATTTACATGAATTAAATCCACCAGTTTTACATCGCGATATTAAACCAAGTAATTTGATTTGCGGTAAAGATGGACATATATATTTAATTGATTTCGGAGCAGTACAGTATAGAGCAGCAGTTGAAGGAAGTACGTTTACTGTTGTTGGAACTTACGGTTATACACCAATAGAACAATTTGGTGGTAGAGCAGTTGCTGCTTCGGATATTTATGCTTTGGGAACTACTTTAATTCATTTACTTACAGGAATACCACCAGCAGATTTACCACAGGAAGATTTTAAAATTCAATTTGCAGATAGAGTAAACTTAAGTCCCAATTTAGTTAGATGGTTGAGAAAAGCTATTGAACCCGATTTAAAGAAACGTTTTGATACTGCTAAAACAGCTTTAAAAGAACTGCAATCGGGTATATTTAATGATGATAATAGTTCTATTCAGCTTAGTCAAAAATCATATTATGCAAAAGACATCGTACCATCAAAAACTAATGTTGAGTTAGAAAAATCATTAGATAAATTGACAATTACATATCCATCGATTGAAGTTAATTATATATATTTATTGGTAGCAATATTTTATATTATTGGTGCATCAATAATATCTATATTTTTTGGATTAAGTGCTGCATTTTTCCTATTATTAAGTTCTTGTGGTACATTTTATATGATACCCGAGCCTCGAGACCGTCTTCTTTTTCATAACAATTTATTTGAAATTTATGAGCATAATAAACTTATCGGTGGAGGTAGTATAACAGAAATTGAAGATGTAAATTCATCTAGTGATAATTTCACAATAGAAAGCTGGTTTATCTCAATAAAAACACAAAAACAAAGATACGCTTTTGGTCATGGATTAACTAAAGCTGAGTCTATTTGGTTGGTACAAGAAATTAAAAATTGGTTGGAACAAAATTAA
- a CDS encoding alkaline phosphatase, whose translation MAKNVILMIGDGMGWEMARAAAIQKQITQGKTGATLTDFYTEGKGTGLSFQELDKYAIATTSGTYIDGDKSNSALKGDTLERETGVAVVREGFEQESLPGENADGEFEPAQVIGFFPELREGSIAPILGEFDPNFDERPIFAENEDGELVQVGGFLNAYDTTKGRDLPWLKDEDPDYPKNLFPDSANTATTLYSGVKSYSGAIGVDIYEDDIQTIGEKARELGKSFGVVSSVPFNHATPGSALGHVSQRNKLTETSRVTNNKVALDENGVPLHEEHGDGSHEGEPVFELDENGNKIPIEDDNILFQILNESQPELILAGGHPDGRGDERYMDLETLEKLRNGETVYTFTERGENAAQTLAEVASEIDVEQGEKLFGLYGARGQGGNLPWSTANGDYSNTGLSSRLDAVRPLEEGETDEQFIASEQDANPTLAQLTTAALDVLGDDEDGFWVSIEGGDIDWAAHDNNLDNMIGATLDFADSVEVVQDWIEENGGYEENLLIVTADHDHYLTLNEDFPELLREFGAEALTTAVDDNGNVLATEVDQAGVALEEPRKVDNLDPDASGHYWGSNPDVKVGWSHHTTIPVPVYYQGAGSEFLDDSVGKGFEQYGFDVPGVEGLIDQVHIAQAQFAAFENKNTPDTPSSGSGNNAPTLVSGTVEGDTLIAGIDFKGTGDTVFAGAGDDEIDLAFSGEGKNRVDAGSGNDVIYLSSQNRVLGGGGDDKFFATGGGNIISGGEGADQFWIVTGEIAEAANIIVDFEAGTDVIGILGSASLGIDASTLELTEMDGSTKVAFGENTLAMLNGVTGLDVGESVVFA comes from the coding sequence ATTCTTATGATTGGTGATGGTATGGGCTGGGAGATGGCTCGTGCTGCGGCGATTCAAAAACAAATTACTCAAGGTAAAACTGGTGCAACTCTCACCGATTTTTATACTGAAGGTAAGGGTACAGGCTTAAGCTTCCAGGAATTAGATAAGTATGCGATCGCAACCACTAGCGGAACCTATATCGATGGAGACAAAAGCAATTCTGCATTAAAAGGCGATACTCTTGAGCGTGAAACTGGTGTTGCAGTTGTTCGTGAAGGGTTTGAACAAGAAAGTTTGCCCGGTGAAAATGCTGACGGGGAGTTTGAGCCAGCCCAAGTAATCGGTTTCTTTCCAGAACTGCGTGAAGGCAGTATTGCCCCAATTTTAGGCGAGTTTGACCCCAACTTTGATGAAAGACCAATATTTGCAGAAAACGAAGATGGTGAACTAGTACAAGTCGGTGGATTCCTCAACGCTTACGACACTACCAAAGGTCGCGATTTACCTTGGTTGAAGGATGAAGACCCCGACTACCCCAAAAACCTTTTCCCCGATTCAGCAAATACCGCAACTACTTTATATTCGGGAGTTAAAAGCTACTCCGGTGCGATTGGTGTTGATATCTATGAAGATGATATTCAAACCATTGGTGAAAAAGCTAGGGAATTAGGTAAATCTTTTGGTGTTGTCAGTTCGGTTCCTTTCAATCACGCTACTCCCGGTTCTGCTCTGGGTCATGTCAGTCAGCGTAATAAGCTAACTGAAACTTCCAGAGTTACAAATAATAAAGTCGCTTTGGATGAAAACGGCGTACCCCTCCACGAAGAACATGGTGACGGTAGTCATGAAGGCGAACCCGTATTTGAATTAGATGAAAATGGCAATAAAATCCCCATTGAAGACGATAATATTCTTTTCCAAATACTTAATGAATCTCAACCTGAATTAATTCTGGCTGGAGGACATCCAGATGGTCGCGGTGACGAACGCTACATGGATTTGGAGACTTTAGAAAAACTTCGTAACGGTGAAACTGTTTACACTTTTACCGAGCGTGGTGAAAATGCTGCACAGACTTTAGCAGAAGTTGCTTCAGAAATAGACGTTGAACAAGGGGAAAAATTATTTGGTCTGTATGGAGCAAGGGGACAAGGTGGTAACTTACCTTGGAGTACTGCAAATGGCGACTATAGCAACACTGGTTTAAGCAGTCGTTTGGATGCGGTACGTCCTTTAGAAGAGGGAGAAACTGACGAACAGTTTATTGCTTCCGAGCAAGATGCAAATCCAACTTTAGCTCAGTTGACAACTGCCGCTTTAGATGTACTCGGAGATGACGAAGATGGTTTTTGGGTTTCCATCGAAGGTGGTGATATTGACTGGGCTGCTCACGACAACAACCTAGACAATATGATTGGTGCAACTTTGGATTTTGCCGATTCGGTAGAAGTTGTTCAGGATTGGATTGAAGAAAATGGCGGTTATGAAGAAAACTTGCTGATTGTTACTGCCGACCACGACCACTATTTGACTCTTAACGAAGACTTCCCCGAACTATTGCGCGAGTTTGGTGCAGAAGCTCTTACCACTGCTGTTGATGACAACGGTAACGTTTTAGCTACCGAAGTTGACCAAGCTGGTGTAGCTCTAGAAGAACCGCGAAAAGTTGATAACCTCGATCCAGACGCATCCGGACATTATTGGGGTAGCAATCCTGATGTTAAGGTAGGCTGGTCGCACCACACAACAATTCCAGTTCCCGTTTACTATCAAGGTGCGGGCAGTGAATTTCTAGATGATTCTGTAGGTAAAGGTTTCGAGCAATATGGCTTTGACGTACCAGGAGTTGAGGGTTTAATCGATCAAGTTCATATAGCACAAGCTCAATTTGCTGCTTTTGAAAACAAAAATACACCTGATACACCTAGCTCTGGTTCGGGTAATAATGCACCTACTTTAGTCTCCGGAACAGTAGAAGGCGACACTTTAATTGCAGGTATTGACTTCAAAGGAACTGGTGATACTGTTTTTGCTGGTGCTGGAGATGATGAAATTGATTTAGCATTCAGTGGTGAAGGTAAAAACCGCGTTGATGCTGGAAGCGGCAATGATGTAATTTATTTGAGCAGCCAAAACCGCGTACTTGGTGGTGGAGGTGACGATAAATTCTTTGCAACCGGTGGTGGTAATATCATCTCTGGTGGTGAAGGTGCAGATCAATTCTGGATTGTCACCGGAGAAATTGCCGAAGCTGCAAATATCATTGTTGATTTTGAAGCAGGTACCGATGTAATTGGTATTTTGGGTAGTGCAAGTTTGGGAATTGATGCAAGTACTTTGGAATTAACTGAAATGGATGGTAGTACTAAAGTTGCATTTGGTGAAAATACTTTAGCAATGCTTAACGGTGTTACTGGTTTGGATGTTGGTGAGAGCGTTGTGTTTGCTTGA